The DNA window TAAATTTTCCGGTTTTATCAATGTAACACCATTTATTGTCAATCTTGACTCTTGCCAATCCATCGGAAAAACTTCTGATTTCATCGAACTGGGGATTGATGATAAATTCCCCGGTTTTGTCGATATAACCCCACTTATCACCTATCTTTGCTGTTGCCAGACCATCAGAAAAAGGAAAAGCGAGGTCAAACTGGGGTTTAATCACCAATTCGCCAGACCTATCTATATAACCATATTTATCACCTACCCTGACCACTGCAAGACTTTCAGAAAAATATAGAGCACCGTCAAACTTGGGTTTGATAATAAATTTGCCAGTTGTATCAATAAAACCAAACTTATGACCTGACCACACCATTGCCATTCCTTCGGAAAAAAACAGACAATGCTTAAACTTGGGCTTAATAACAAATTTGCCGGATTTATTTATATAGCCCCATTTGTTATGAATCATAACCATTGCCAGCCCCTCTTTAAACAAATCAGCACGTTCAAACTGAGGTTCAATAACAAATTTGCCTGACTTGTCAATATAGCCCCACTTTTGACTAATCAGAACTACTGCTAAACCTTCACTAAACCTTCCGGCTTGGTCAAATTGGGGGTTGATGACATACTCGCCAGTCTTATTTATATAACCACTTTTAAAATCTTTCCTGACTTCTCCAAATCCCTCAGAAAAATTATCGACACCATTAAACTCAGGTTCGATGACAATTCTGCCAGTTTTATCAACATAGCCCCACTTATGGTCGATTTCAATACGTGCTAATCCTTCAAAAAAATCATCGGCAAAATTAAACTTCGGAACGATGACAATTTTACCGGTCTCGTCGATAAAACCCCAATGATTATTTTGGCAAATAGGGAATAATTTTTTTTCTTCAACTGTCTTATTTTGTTGGCAGTTTAACATCATTAAAACTATGAATGGAATCAACGAAGTCAAATTTCTTGTATTAAATAATACGTTCATTTTCACTCCCCCTCTCTTATCTTGTTTTTTCTTTGTTATGTTTCTGTGTAATCGGACATTTTTACCTTTCCTCACTGCCATATTATAAGAGGTTTTTAGGGGAAGTCAAGTTTTTACCCATTGTATAAACCAAGGCTCGCCAGAACAAATCTGGTGCTGGCTGGATGGCAATATAGCAGGGGTCAATTAAAAGCAAAAATCGTCATATACTTAGAGGTTATTTGCTTCTTTATGCAACATGCTTTTTAGCTGACTTTTTAACCGGGGCAGCTCGTCTTTGGGCAGGGGGGGGCAGGCGTTAACCGTTAACCTAAATATCTTACAACGATATGACCGCATACTGGATTCCCGCTCCCCGTTTTTACGGGGACAAGTTTACCCCTGCGGAAACACGGGCGGGAATGACAGAAAAGAGAAATAAAGTAGTTTTCGATTCCCTCCATACACCATGGCGGGCAGGCACAGCGTTCACTCGAATAATATATGGAAGATGAGATTGCTATGCTACGCATTCGATTGCAGTGATAAAACAGCAGATACCGGCTTAAAGCCGGGGCAGGCGTTAACCGTTAACCAGAAAAAGATCCCCTGACGCTACTCGGTGGCGGAACATAGGACGGGCGGCTCGTTAGCGTCGCTACTTCATTTTCTTTAGAATTTTCTCAATCAGTGGTTTCACAGCAGGTATTTCCTTGGTTGCCGAATCCCAGACAATGTCCAGGTCGACGCCGAAATATTCATGAATGAGTTTATCACGCATACCTGCCATTTTTTTCCACGGGACATCCGGATATTTATCTTTTATTGTGGATGGTATGTTTTTTGCCGCTTCACCAATGATTTCCATGCTTCTTATTACCGCATTGACTGTCTTTTTATCGCCCTCGAAATCGCGAAAGCTTAATCCTCGCGTGAAACTCTCCAATTCCAGTATGGCGTCCAGAATATCCTGGACATAATCGCCGTATTCCTTGAACGTCATACGTAGACTACCTCTTGCAGTATATGCTTGCCGATTCGCGGCTTAAGCGCTTTTTTGGAAACGAGATCGACCTTGATGCCTATCAGGACAGTAAGGTATTCCTCCAGGTCCATAAAAGCGAAAATCCCTATCGGTTGTTGAAACTCGACAAGAATATCAATATCACCGTCTGTTCGTTCTTCACCGCGGGCATATGAACCGAATATGCCAATACTCTTAACGTTGTATCGCTCCATGATAAAAGATTTCTGCTTTTCTATTTTCTGCTTGATCGCTTCGATTTTTGCCATTCGGACCTCCGTGCCTCCAGCAACTTCACGGCAGATTATAATGGTATTGCCGTAGTTGTCAAGCGATCGGTGAAAAAAGCGGATTCCCGCTGGCACGGGAATGACGGATGAGATTGCTTCGTCCACCAAAAGAAATAGCGGACTCGCAATGACGATAAGCGTTTAGAACGTCATGATCGTTATTATCGTTTGATTCGTTGACATAGTTTACTTATTGAATATAATATTTCATCCTCACTCTGACCTCCCCCATCAAGGGAGAGGAAAGGGAAAGATGGATTCCGGATCAAGTCCGGAATGACAAATATGGTCGCCGAGATGGCGGAACCGGGAGACGCGGCGGACTCTTGAAGGCTCCGCAGCTTTTTAGGGAGCCGGAAATCCCCGTTGATATATGCGGGGAAAAATCTTGATTTTGTAGTCCGCCGGAATATGCGTAACGTATTGTTGATGCGTTTGTAATTAACTTTAGTCGCCGAGATGGCGGAACTGGGAGACGCGGCGGACTCAAAATCCGCAGTGCTGCAAGGCATGTGGGGGTTCGACTCCCCCTCTCGGCATAAGGGGGCATATCCCCCTTATATCCAAAAAGTTTGGACGAAACAATACTTTTCGGATGCCTTGAATCCCCCTCCAGCTGTTCTTATACTAAACGCTGCTATTTATCTCTTTATGCTACCAGGACCGAATAGGCTGTGTAACTTATTAATGATCTGGGGCATATCCCCTGCCAATTTTTCCCAAATCCGACTTTGGATTTGGCTGAAAAATTGAGCATCCCGCATACTCATTAGTTTGTTTTACAAATGCGGGACTTCTCTCCATTCGGTTTTTGAACACCACAAAAACACTCATGGAGGCCTCGGATCCCCCAGAGTTTTCCGATAACATACGCTGGGTTCGATAAGTGTCGGTTTTACACTAACAGGTTTGTACAAATTTTAAATGCATTTTTATACTCTCCCCTGAAGGGGGTTTGGAATGCTCCCCGTTTGACTTGGACATGAATATAAGGTATACTTGCGGGCTTGGAAAGGAGTTTTACGATGAACCGCAAGATTTGGACGCTCGAGGAAAAGCTTGGGGTGGTTTTGGCGATGTTGAAGGGAGAGGAATTGAGGAAGTGGAGACCGCATAACCCCCTTCAGCTGTTCTGTTACATGTCGCCTTAATCCACAAAGCTTACGCAACCAACTAAAATAGACTGCGCTGTGTTAATTTCACCCTCACCCTAACCCTCTCCCATCAAGGGAGAGGCGATGTGTAGAATGGAACCCTAAACAACCCTTGATTATACTTTCTGGCTGGTTAAAATATATCATGGTATTGAGTAGAAAAACCCTGGTAATGACATGCTTGCTGATCGTGTTGTCGGCGCTCGCATGTTATGGCCAAAAGCAGGGTATTTATCCGGTCAAGGTGCGCAAGATCAATGACAAAGTCATCATCTGCAATTGTCTCGGCGTAAACGTCGCGGCCATTGCGGCGAGCAAGGGCCTGGTGATCATCGATACCAATCGCTCGCCCGGGATAATGGAAGACATAAAGAAGATCATAAAAAAAGAATTTAAAAGAAATGATTTCCTGTATGTCATTAATACCCACGGGCACTGGGACCACGCTTCGGGTAACCAGGTTTTCCCGGGATCGATCATTATCGGTCATAAAAAATGTCCCGAGTTCCTGAAACGGAATCCGGCGACAGCGCTTACCACCATCTCGTCCCTCGGACACCGGCTATCGCTTTATAAAAACAGATCGCAGAAGCTGAACAAAAAATCGACCGAAGCAAAAGCGCTCGTTGCCGATATCCGCAGCCTTGAAATGCTGATCCGAGACCTTAAAGATAATTACTCGGTGACTCCGCCCGGCAGAACATTTACCGACAGCGTGACGCTCGATGCCGGCGATATGACGCTTAAACTCTTTTACTGCGGGAACGCCCACACCGACAATGATATCTTTATTTTTATCCCGGAACAAAAAATGTTATTTTCGGGCGACGTGTTTTCCAGCCGCAGCAGTTTTTCTTTCAGCGTGAACGTTATAAACGACATCCCGCGAGTGATCGCCGCGATCGACCGGATACTGACCGATGGTTCGGGCGTGGAATATGTCATAACCGGCCATGGACAATCAGATCTGTCCGGCAGCGACCTGGGAAATCTCAAGGGATCACTGCAAGAACAGTATCTTGAACTTGACAGCGCGCGGTCGGCGGCGCTGGTTTTGAAAAAATTACTGCTGGATCAGGACGGCGAGACAGCTATCCAGAAATACAAGACCTTCCGGAAAAATGCCGGGGCTCGATATTGTTTTTCCGAAAATGAGTTCTCCCTTGTGGCCTGGCAATTGCTGTGGACCGGCTCGATTGACAAGGCGATACGAGCGTTTCGGACGATGACCGATGAATTCCCAGCTTCTGCCCTGGCACCCGATAACCTGGCAGAAGCCTTTATGCAAAACAGTGATATTGATTCAGCGGTGAAATATTATAACAGGTCTCTGCAGTTATACCCTGGCAACATCAACGCGCAGGAAATCCTGAAACTGCTCGGTAAATAAACTGCTGGCAACAACATATTTAAATACGTCTAAACGCTTATCCACTCAGTCCACCTACTCTGTCACATTCAGCGGAATGTTACGATTTCTGATTATAATCCCCCTTCTTCCCCCTTTAAAAAAGGGGGAAGAAGAGGGGTTTGTATTTAAGGTGAATTAAGTGGATATGCATTTGAGTTCATTTTGACAAATCGATGATCACTTCATGGATCTGTGAATGACGGAGCTTTTTGATAATGAACTGCACGCCGTTGGCCCTGACCCGGGAATCGGTCTTCACGTTGTGATCCAGCTGCTCCTGGAGCCAATCATTCAGGGAGATATCCTGGTCTGGTGTCGACACCGGTATCGATGATGATACTTTGGAATTCAGCTCGGACAGTTTTATCTTGCCGCCGGCAATATAACGGTCCCGGGCGATCTTGTACAAGTAATCGGGCATAAGGTCCAGTTCACCGCTGATATCGCCGACCAGCACCTCGATGATGTCCTCCTGCGTGATCAAACCCAGTTCGGTTGTTTCCTTCTTCGCGTCCGTAACGAGACCGATATGCTGGAAATTCCTGATCATGGTCTTGAGCGCGGCGACGATGTATTCCTGGTCATTAAATTTTATTAAAGGCCGGCAAATAGACAAAAGCGACGGCTCGCGGGGGTTGAATTTGAGCACGTTGATGATGTCCTTGAAATTGATATAGCCGATCGTTTCGTTTGTCTTTTTGTCCAGCACCGGGTACCGCGTATGCTGGTGCACGTGCGCCTCAAGCAGGGCGTCCAGGAGGCTCATGTCCGAGTAAAGATACTTGATGTTTTCCTTCGGGACCATGATCTCGTGGACTTTTATCTGGTTGATCCGGATCGCGTTCTTGATGATCTTTTCCTGCTCTTTCTCGATCTTGTGCTCGATCACAGCCACTCTCGTGGCGCCCAGGATCTGCTTGACCATGTCAAGCTCCTGGTCTTTGGCAGTTTTCGGGATGCCCGCGATCTTGAAGAACAATTTTATGGAAAAACTTAAAATCGCGACAAAAGGGTACAGTAGTATGGAAAACACCCGGATGATATTGACCAGCCGGATGATCAGCATCTCTGCGTTACGCAGGGCAAAGGTCTTGGGTATAAGCTCGCCGAATACGATCGTAAAATAAGTGACGACCAGCACCAGGAGGACCAGTGATATCAGGTATGCGTAATGGCTGATGAACGCCACGGGGATATGCACGATAAGCCGGCTGAGAGCGCCCGCCAGAGTCAGGCCGCTGTACGCGCCGGCAATGACGCCGATCAGGGTTATGCTGACTTGGATCGTCGATAGAAACTTATCCGGATCCTTGCGAAGTTCGAGAACCTGCTGGGCTTTTTTATTGCCCTGGTCGAACGCGATCTCCCTGAGCCGGCTCTCGCTGGACGCGACAAACGCGATCTCGGCCAGGGCGAACAGACCATTGAGCAGGATCAGAAGCGCGATAATGATTATTTCCATGTTTTCAGTTTGGTCGTTAAAATTCCCAACAACCTGATATCATTATTATATCGATATATTCGACCATGTAAAGACAGGAGCACAGATCATGTCATGCTGACATAAAATTTGAAAGCATTATACGGTTATCTACGTTTGTTCTTTTAAGCTGTTTGGATTAGAGTATGACTTTCAGGTTCAGTATATACCGCCAACAACGGCACCCAATACGATCCCCACGATTATTGATACCATTATTAGTTCTCCACCGCCCATGCAGTCATCGTCTTGCATTGCGATTAACGACCCGGCGGCCAGGCCAACAACACCGCCCAGACAGCCGTAACCAACCTGCCTTATAGATCGAGGAGTGCCCTCATCTTTTACGGTTACCTTCATTTCGGGTATTGGCGCCACGGATGTAGTTTCCGGCGCGGCCACAGCCGTTTCGATCTTTTCAACCTCAGCGGCGGCGATGCTGATCTGACCGGCTGATGTCTTGACCGTAACCGAATCAGCCGTGACGGAGAGCAGCTCGCCTTCGATCTTAAGACCGTTTTTCAGGGTGATGGTATCAGAGTAAAGAATGGCAACAAACAGGATAACTAGTAGGCACATTATATTTTTAATCTTCATGCTTTTCATTTTTCCTCCCTTTCAGCTGCTCCAAAAATTTATGCATCATACACAATAAATCATTACTTAGATGACATAATAATGCTATATGTATTTTATCGGTTGTCAAGAGGTTCTTAGAGACATGCTCCCAGTTACCCCCTGAGGGGGTATCGATTACCCCTTGACAAACCGGCAATTTTAATTATAATATACTTAAGTGTCAAAATGAATATAATGATAAATAATACAAAATAACGAAAGGAGGCTGCAATACCCTATAAAAAGTTTACGATAGAAGGAAATAAACGGCGCGAAAAACATACAAGGAGGTGTGTAGTGCGCATGAAATTTTTACCCATATTTCTGCTGGTGTTTATCGCCTTTGGCATGGCAGCATGGGAAGCAGTCGGGCCATATGGCGGTTATATCCGCCCGGTCATGGTATCATACAGCAATGAAAATATCGTCTACGCGGTTTCATACACGTACCCTTCAGCGGTCGCTAAATCCACGAACGGCGGCGCCACATGGACAACCGTTGGCTCGATCAGCGGCAACGGGTATTCCGGCGCGATCGATCCCACTAACCAGGACAAGGTCTATGTTGGCACCGGCTCGTATTTTTATCGTACGACTAATGGCGGGACCAATTGGTCCAGCACCTATGTCGCCAACACTTACCCCTACGGCTTGGTCGTCAATAATCTTGTGCCATCGACGATCTATGGCGCGGGCTACGCGTACGACAATGTAAAATGGCGCATGGCGTTCTTCAAAAGCACTGACAGCGGCGTGAGCTGGTCGACCGTGTATCTTTATGACAGTTCGGCCTATGGCTACGGCGTCGCGATAAACCGAACGAACCCCAATATCGTCTATGTCTGCGGGTATTCCTATTACAATAGCACGTATGTTCCCCTCATCTACAAGTCAACGAACGGCGGCACGAACTGGACCCTGACTACGACCGGCATCCCCTCCACCGCCTACTACATCAATTCCATCGCGGTTCATCCCACGAATCCGAACATCGTCTACGCCGGTGCCTATTCAGGAATCTACCGCTCGATCGATGCCGGCGCAACCTGGACCCAGACCAGCACCCATTATTATAACTACGGCATGGCGGTCAGCAGTGCCTCGCCCAATGTCGCTTATGCGGCTGGCTATACTGATATATTTAAGACGACCGACGCGGGTGTCACGTGGGCCACCGCATCAACCGGTTTTCAGGGGTCTTATCCTTACTTCATCGCTATGAGCCATACCGGTACCCAGGTCGCGTATTATGGAGACAATAAGGGCATTTTCAAAACCACCGACGCCGGCTCGAGCTGGTTTGACACTAACAACAACCTGAACATCGGCTCGATCGGCAGTTTCGCAGTCGCGCCTTCGTCCGCTTCCACGATCTACACATCGTTCAAGGAAGTCGGCGTATACAAAACGACCAACAGCTGCACGAGCTGGTCGATCCTGCCCACGCCGGTAGGCTGCGGTAATATCTGCGAATTCGCAGTAAATAATACCAACCCCAATATCGTCTATGCACTAGAGGGGTCTGGCTGAGGCAACGCTGAGCTCTATATGAGCACAGACGGCGGGTCCGTCTGGTCAGCAGCCTTAGAAAGCTATTATACTGACGGCGGCGCGTTGGTCATGGATCCCAATAACAGTTCGGTAT is part of the bacterium genome and encodes:
- a CDS encoding WG repeat-containing protein, with the translated sequence MNVLFNTRNLTSLIPFIVLMMLNCQQNKTVEEKKLFPICQNNHWGFIDETGKIVIVPKFNFADDFFEGLARIEIDHKWGYVDKTGRIVIEPEFNGVDNFSEGFGEVRKDFKSGYINKTGEYVINPQFDQAGRFSEGLAVVLISQKWGYIDKSGKFVIEPQFERADLFKEGLAMVMIHNKWGYINKSGKFVIKPKFKHCLFFSEGMAMVWSGHKFGFIDTTGKFIIKPKFDGALYFSESLAVVRVGDKYGYIDRSGELVIKPQFDLAFPFSDGLATAKIGDKWGYIDKTGEFIINPQFDEIRSFSDGLARVKIDNKWCYIDKTGKFIWNPTN
- a CDS encoding DUF86 domain-containing protein, with the protein product MTFKEYGDYVQDILDAILELESFTRGLSFRDFEGDKKTVNAVIRSMEIIGEAAKNIPSTIKDKYPDVPWKKMAGMRDKLIHEYFGVDLDIVWDSATKEIPAVKPLIEKILKKMK
- a CDS encoding nucleotidyltransferase family protein, producing the protein MAKIEAIKQKIEKQKSFIMERYNVKSIGIFGSYARGEERTDGDIDILVEFQQPIGIFAFMDLEEYLTVLIGIKVDLVSKKALKPRIGKHILQEVVYV
- a CDS encoding MBL fold metallo-hydrolase, whose protein sequence is MTCLLIVLSALACYGQKQGIYPVKVRKINDKVIICNCLGVNVAAIAASKGLVIIDTNRSPGIMEDIKKIIKKEFKRNDFLYVINTHGHWDHASGNQVFPGSIIIGHKKCPEFLKRNPATALTTISSLGHRLSLYKNRSQKLNKKSTEAKALVADIRSLEMLIRDLKDNYSVTPPGRTFTDSVTLDAGDMTLKLFYCGNAHTDNDIFIFIPEQKMLFSGDVFSSRSSFSFSVNVINDIPRVIAAIDRILTDGSGVEYVITGHGQSDLSGSDLGNLKGSLQEQYLELDSARSAALVLKKLLLDQDGETAIQKYKTFRKNAGARYCFSENEFSLVAWQLLWTGSIDKAIRAFRTMTDEFPASALAPDNLAEAFMQNSDIDSAVKYYNRSLQLYPGNINAQEILKLLGK
- a CDS encoding hemolysin family protein, encoding MEIIIIALLILLNGLFALAEIAFVASSESRLREIAFDQGNKKAQQVLELRKDPDKFLSTIQVSITLIGVIAGAYSGLTLAGALSRLIVHIPVAFISHYAYLISLVLLVLVVTYFTIVFGELIPKTFALRNAEMLIIRLVNIIRVFSILLYPFVAILSFSIKLFFKIAGIPKTAKDQELDMVKQILGATRVAVIEHKIEKEQEKIIKNAIRINQIKVHEIMVPKENIKYLYSDMSLLDALLEAHVHQHTRYPVLDKKTNETIGYINFKDIINVLKFNPREPSLLSICRPLIKFNDQEYIVAALKTMIRNFQHIGLVTDAKKETTELGLITQEDIIEVLVGDISGELDLMPDYLYKIARDRYIAGGKIKLSELNSKVSSSIPVSTPDQDISLNDWLQEQLDHNVKTDSRVRANGVQFIIKKLRHSQIHEVIIDLSK